In Halorussus limi, a genomic segment contains:
- a CDS encoding cytochrome c oxidase subunit 3, translated as MTVADDSAEEHGHHLPAVEDWPRGFGEASWWPFVTALGGAGIYVGAALFLLAQGQQPIVDPLYGPLVFVGAVGLFLAGLYGWVYHAFVKAFWSGGGHGNTGLRWGMILFLGSEIATFSAGFVYYFFIRVGTWSTEGFPELLGSLVLVNTALLVLSSITLHWGHVELRKGNRRNFLVGLAATLLLGIVFIGGQVLEYYEFIQHEHFTLTSGIFASAFYGLTGLHGLHVSMGAVLIGIVFIRALYGQYTADRHTSVTTVSMYWHFVDAVWIFLVVVLYVGSEVSL; from the coding sequence ATGACAGTAGCGGACGATTCAGCAGAAGAGCACGGCCATCACCTCCCGGCCGTCGAGGACTGGCCTCGCGGCTTCGGCGAGGCGAGTTGGTGGCCCTTCGTCACCGCGCTCGGCGGTGCAGGCATCTACGTCGGTGCTGCACTGTTCCTGCTCGCCCAAGGACAGCAACCGATAGTCGACCCCCTCTACGGTCCGCTCGTGTTCGTCGGGGCGGTCGGTCTGTTCCTCGCGGGCCTGTACGGATGGGTTTACCACGCCTTCGTCAAGGCGTTCTGGTCGGGCGGCGGCCACGGAAACACCGGGCTCAGGTGGGGCATGATACTGTTCCTCGGGTCCGAGATAGCCACCTTCAGCGCCGGGTTCGTCTACTACTTCTTCATCCGCGTGGGCACGTGGTCCACCGAAGGGTTCCCGGAACTGCTGGGGTCGCTCGTGCTCGTCAACACCGCCCTGCTGGTGCTGTCGAGTATCACGCTCCACTGGGGCCACGTCGAACTCCGGAAGGGTAATCGCCGGAACTTCCTCGTCGGACTGGCCGCGACCCTCCTGCTCGGCATCGTGTTCATCGGCGGGCAGGTGCTGGAGTACTACGAGTTCATCCAGCACGAGCACTTCACCCTCACCTCGGGCATCTTCGCCTCCGCGTTCTACGGCCTGACCGGCCTGCACGGCCTGCACGTCTCGATGGGCGCGGTCCTCATCGGCATCGTGTTCATCCGCGCGCTCTACGGGCAGTACACCGCCGACCGCCACACGTCGGTCACGACGGTCTCGATGTACTGGCACTTCGTGGACGCGGTCTGGATATTCCTCGTCGTCGTGCTGTACGTCGGCTCGGAAGTCTCGCTGTAA
- a CDS encoding DUF7314 family protein: MADEFAKGFGILTGGGLVWMVLSGWYTTPGFEDTQLLGKIPGNLDTYGQFAIMLREVMFWFTVLGVVTFWVVLPALEELREASS; encoded by the coding sequence ATGGCTGACGAATTCGCTAAGGGATTCGGTATCCTGACGGGCGGCGGTCTCGTCTGGATGGTGCTGTCGGGTTGGTACACGACGCCGGGGTTCGAAGACACGCAACTCCTCGGTAAGATTCCCGGCAACCTCGACACCTACGGACAGTTCGCCATCATGCTCCGGGAGGTAATGTTCTGGTTCACCGTCCTCGGAGTAGTGACGTTCTGGGTCGTCCTCCCGGCGCTCGAAGAGCTTCGGGAAGCATCGTCGTAG
- a CDS encoding ubiquinol-cytochrome c reductase iron-sulfur subunit, with amino-acid sequence MAGEDDKYPESTGRRRFVKGVVGSASLAGVGTAAAAGINSTTSPTGAGGGITKFMAMENTAGPAPRGMPQIPVEIDSEGYLKGVWPDVKTVKQQGREVKVAEMELGGVTYSAEWFQYCGVQTYPGVQPDADQDNYFRYSGNSKFEWQNEEVSEGNKIHVDDFSDYETWGNGIGRDGLGKPAQGTWRSQDIPPSGTMPIQVIRSTRVEEMAKDNEWLKASTQEGFIANLNKCTHFCCVPSFKGLAGSAVANAQDKIYCQCHQSVYDPFNIVEKSFVALPRPEE; translated from the coding sequence ATGGCAGGAGAAGACGATAAGTATCCCGAGAGCACAGGTCGTCGCCGCTTCGTGAAAGGCGTGGTCGGCAGCGCGTCCCTCGCGGGCGTCGGCACGGCCGCCGCGGCGGGTATCAACTCCACGACGTCGCCGACCGGCGCCGGCGGTGGCATCACGAAGTTCATGGCGATGGAGAACACCGCCGGTCCTGCGCCGCGCGGGATGCCCCAGATTCCGGTCGAGATAGACTCGGAGGGCTACCTGAAGGGCGTCTGGCCCGACGTGAAGACGGTTAAACAGCAGGGGCGAGAAGTGAAAGTCGCAGAGATGGAACTGGGCGGAGTGACGTACTCCGCCGAGTGGTTCCAGTACTGCGGCGTCCAGACGTACCCCGGCGTCCAACCCGACGCCGACCAGGACAACTACTTCCGATACTCCGGCAACTCGAAGTTCGAGTGGCAGAACGAGGAGGTCAGCGAAGGCAACAAGATTCACGTCGACGACTTCAGCGACTACGAGACGTGGGGCAACGGCATCGGACGAGACGGTCTCGGCAAACCCGCACAAGGGACGTGGCGCTCGCAGGACATCCCGCCGAGCGGCACGATGCCGATTCAGGTCATCCGTAGCACGCGGGTCGAAGAGATGGCCAAGGACAACGAGTGGCTGAAGGCCAGCACCCAGGAAGGATTCATTGCGAACTTGAACAAATGCACGCACTTTTGTTGCGTGCCGTCGTTCAAGGGTCTGGCAGGGTCCGCGGTGGCCAACGCACAGGACAAGATCTACTGTCAGTGCCACCAGTCGGTGTACGACCCGTTCAACATCGTGGAGAAATCGTTCGTGGCGCTCCCGCGACCGGAGGAATAA
- a CDS encoding cytochrome b: protein MSLERKDEHDHGEWMKEKDLTPVETTFLTALIWMDQRFRIVDYLEILETLYYRVNMQMPKSHTEQYNLDNKFWYWYPLYALGSFSTIAYGVAALSGALLGFYYAPGTVSASGDASLAYNQLSFIMTELNFGFMLRSIHRWAAQVMVAAVFLHMIRVYFTGAYKEPRELNWLLGIILISLTMVFGYSGYLLTWDQLAFWASQIGVEMSLSIPLIGEWVAQLVFGGFSPGAATLQRMYIMHVFLLPFVVTTLVAVHIAIVWIQGIAEPH from the coding sequence ATGAGCTTAGAACGGAAAGACGAACACGACCACGGCGAGTGGATGAAGGAGAAGGATCTCACGCCGGTAGAGACGACGTTCCTGACCGCACTCATCTGGATGGACCAGCGGTTCCGGATCGTCGACTACCTCGAGATTCTTGAGACCCTCTACTACAGGGTCAACATGCAGATGCCCAAGAGCCACACCGAGCAGTACAACTTGGACAACAAGTTCTGGTACTGGTACCCGCTGTACGCGCTCGGTAGCTTCTCGACCATCGCGTACGGTGTAGCCGCGCTGAGTGGCGCGTTACTCGGATTCTACTACGCACCGGGGACCGTATCGGCGTCAGGTGACGCGTCGTTGGCCTACAACCAGTTGTCGTTCATCATGACCGAGTTGAACTTCGGATTCATGCTCCGGTCTATCCACCGGTGGGCGGCGCAGGTGATGGTCGCGGCAGTGTTCCTGCACATGATCCGGGTGTACTTCACCGGCGCGTACAAGGAGCCTCGTGAACTCAACTGGCTGCTGGGCATCATCCTCATCAGCCTGACTATGGTGTTCGGTTACTCCGGATACCTCCTCACCTGGGACCAGTTGGCGTTCTGGGCCAGCCAGATCGGCGTCGAGATGAGCCTCTCGATACCGCTCATCGGCGAGTGGGTCGCACAGCTGGTGTTCGGCGGGTTCAGTCCCGGAGCGGCGACGCTCCAGCGCATGTACATCATGCACGTGTTCCTGCTCCCGTTCGTAGTCACGACCCTCGTCGCGGTCCACATCGCCATCGTGTGGATTCAGGGCATCGCAGAACCCCACTAA
- a CDS encoding DUF7318 family protein, with protein MSSTGSTYGDIHRYEAARESTAAAIAIVLLTVVEVVFVGLFTYGLVTGWGYSEIGNMYLGGVLAVIFIDLAFILLLYRKEFLPDVMIVKKRRRKWEDLYIREEQQHGTDSVGDAWSQFKQAVYPYYKR; from the coding sequence ATGTCATCCACAGGCTCGACCTACGGCGACATTCACCGCTACGAAGCGGCGCGGGAGAGTACGGCCGCGGCCATCGCCATCGTCCTGCTGACGGTGGTCGAGGTCGTGTTCGTCGGTCTGTTCACGTACGGACTGGTGACCGGTTGGGGGTACAGCGAGATCGGGAACATGTACCTCGGGGGCGTCCTCGCGGTCATCTTCATCGACCTCGCGTTCATCCTCCTACTGTACCGCAAGGAGTTCCTCCCCGACGTGATGATCGTCAAGAAGCGCCGCCGCAAGTGGGAAGACCTCTACATCCGCGAGGAACAGCAGCACGGCACCGACTCGGTCGGTGACGCGTGGTCGCAGTTCAAACAGGCAGTGTACCCGTACTACAAACGATAA
- the pdhA gene encoding pyruvate dehydrogenase (acetyl-transferring) E1 component subunit alpha: MDDMAIQAPDVTRVVDLDGTVDEGTDPDLSESAVIDLYRLQVLARTFDEKAVRLHRQGRIGTYAPLQGQEAAQVGAAYALAEADYCFPTYRDHAMYLTRGLDLEDVLVYLLGEGNYVDREDPATLRTFPPTIPIATQLPHAVGTGMAADYRGDDCATLVSFGDGATSEGDFHEGMNFAGVFDAPTVFFCQNNQWAISVPRERQTASATIAQKAQAYGFEGVRVDGNDVLAVYAAVEDALDAAKAGEGPRLIEAVTYRQGAHTTTDDPSKYRDDEEVEEWRRKDPVERTREYLADAHDWSATDEEELREWADRRVAEAVSNVEDRTGLDADAIFEHVYAETPAKLRRQREQVVNDPEVER, translated from the coding sequence ATGGATGATATGGCAATACAGGCTCCCGACGTGACTCGCGTCGTCGATCTGGACGGCACCGTCGACGAAGGCACCGACCCCGACCTCTCGGAGTCGGCGGTAATCGACCTCTACCGACTGCAGGTACTCGCCCGGACGTTCGACGAGAAAGCCGTCAGACTCCACCGACAGGGCCGCATCGGAACCTACGCGCCGCTTCAGGGTCAAGAGGCCGCGCAGGTCGGCGCGGCGTACGCGCTCGCGGAGGCGGACTACTGCTTCCCGACGTATCGCGACCACGCGATGTACCTCACCCGGGGACTCGACCTCGAAGACGTGCTGGTCTACCTGCTCGGCGAAGGCAACTACGTGGACCGCGAGGACCCCGCTACTCTCCGGACCTTCCCGCCGACCATTCCCATCGCGACCCAACTTCCCCACGCCGTCGGGACGGGCATGGCGGCCGACTACCGAGGCGACGACTGCGCGACGCTGGTCAGTTTCGGCGACGGCGCGACCAGCGAGGGCGACTTCCACGAGGGGATGAACTTCGCGGGCGTCTTCGACGCGCCCACCGTCTTCTTCTGTCAGAACAACCAGTGGGCCATCTCGGTCCCGCGCGAGCGCCAGACCGCCTCCGCGACCATCGCCCAGAAGGCGCAAGCCTACGGCTTCGAGGGCGTCCGCGTGGACGGCAACGACGTGCTGGCGGTCTACGCCGCGGTGGAGGACGCGCTCGACGCCGCGAAGGCGGGCGAGGGACCGCGCCTCATTGAGGCGGTCACGTACCGACAGGGTGCCCACACGACCACCGACGACCCGTCGAAGTACCGGGACGACGAGGAGGTCGAGGAGTGGCGACGGAAGGACCCGGTGGAGCGAACTCGCGAGTATCTGGCGGACGCCCACGACTGGTCGGCGACCGACGAGGAGGAACTCCGGGAGTGGGCCGACCGGCGCGTCGCGGAGGCGGTGTCCAACGTCGAGGACCGCACCGGACTCGACGCGGACGCCATCTTCGAACACGTCTACGCCGAGACGCCGGCGAAACTCCGGCGTCAGCGCGAGCAAGTGGTGAACGACCCGGAAGTCGAGCGGTAG
- a CDS encoding DUF7319 domain-containing protein yields MTDASDDPAGERPVDSPSGADAGDRPAPEEGAETRDRPAGDERDRLTPEEIEEKYDFEDFGPQDMAEMTYEEWEAVFDHDSWITGRDLLDRVEADLQSRVADRDVFAVVERIEQEGEPQLLAYSDEGYAVVYPDGTIEGSGTVLRDVKPSVALASMESYDVPEMPEGEVLPDPAEVPEGSGKLGNQLMQVVAAVHVLAGVALLVSWIAVGLPIIAAVAAFGFLAFGVFVFLLVANARLSDRFRAEEYRNRLRAVGLDDEKRPDFLPDSDAESSDSLAEETADPADGGAAETGVSSASESGN; encoded by the coding sequence ATGACCGACGCCTCGGACGACCCGGCGGGCGAGCGACCGGTCGATTCGCCGAGCGGGGCCGACGCGGGCGACCGGCCCGCCCCCGAAGAAGGGGCGGAGACTCGGGACCGCCCCGCAGGCGACGAGCGCGACCGACTCACGCCCGAGGAAATCGAGGAGAAGTACGACTTCGAGGACTTCGGGCCGCAGGACATGGCCGAGATGACCTACGAGGAGTGGGAGGCCGTCTTCGACCACGACTCGTGGATCACCGGCCGCGACCTGCTCGACAGGGTCGAGGCCGACCTCCAGAGTCGGGTCGCCGACCGCGACGTGTTCGCCGTGGTCGAGCGCATCGAACAGGAGGGCGAACCGCAACTGCTGGCGTACTCCGACGAGGGGTACGCCGTGGTCTACCCCGACGGGACAATCGAGGGGAGCGGCACCGTCCTCCGCGACGTGAAACCCTCGGTCGCTCTGGCCTCGATGGAGAGCTACGACGTGCCCGAGATGCCGGAGGGCGAGGTGCTTCCCGACCCCGCGGAGGTGCCGGAGGGGTCCGGGAAACTCGGCAACCAGTTGATGCAGGTCGTCGCCGCGGTCCACGTCCTCGCGGGCGTCGCACTGCTCGTGTCGTGGATAGCCGTCGGCCTCCCCATCATCGCAGCGGTGGCGGCGTTCGGCTTCCTCGCCTTCGGCGTGTTCGTCTTCCTCTTGGTGGCGAACGCCCGACTCTCCGACCGGTTCCGCGCCGAAGAGTACCGCAACCGCCTCCGGGCGGTCGGGTTGGATGACGAGAAGCGCCCCGACTTCCTCCCCGACTCCGACGCCGAGTCGTCCGATTCGCTCGCCGAGGAGACCGCCGACCCGGCCGACGGCGGGGCGGCGGAAACCGGAGTCTCGTCGGCCTCCGAGAGTGGGAACTAG
- a CDS encoding plastocyanin/azurin family copper-binding protein: MKRRDFLMAATGVAGGGAAGATAAAAQETTTTSSGNTTASGNETTTAANGTTTSGGASGGGGPTKEVIVGPGGSLVFEPAEITIATGTTVKWVWESDNHNVVPSSQPEGADWQGTPGAPSKTYNTGYEYSHTFNTTGTFEYYCQPHETAGMVGTINVKESISSGGGGGQKEANPEHMGVPFQAHFVGLATLLMIAVSLVYTFFLLKYGESPHASGGN, encoded by the coding sequence ATGAAGAGGCGGGACTTTCTGATGGCAGCCACCGGTGTTGCGGGCGGCGGTGCCGCAGGGGCGACGGCCGCTGCGGCCCAAGAGACGACCACCACGTCGTCCGGCAATACCACTGCCTCTGGAAACGAGACCACGACTGCCGCCAACGGAACGACGACCAGCGGAGGCGCGTCCGGCGGTGGCGGTCCGACCAAAGAGGTGATAGTCGGTCCCGGCGGGAGCCTCGTGTTCGAGCCCGCCGAGATTACGATTGCAACGGGAACGACGGTGAAGTGGGTCTGGGAGTCGGACAACCACAACGTCGTCCCGTCGAGCCAACCCGAGGGTGCTGACTGGCAGGGGACGCCCGGCGCACCCAGTAAGACGTACAACACGGGCTACGAGTACTCCCACACGTTCAATACGACCGGAACGTTCGAGTACTACTGTCAGCCTCACGAGACCGCCGGGATGGTCGGTACCATCAACGTCAAAGAGAGCATCAGTAGCGGCGGCGGTGGCGGGCAGAAAGAGGCCAACCCCGAACACATGGGCGTTCCGTTCCAAGCCCACTTCGTCGGCCTCGCGACCCTGTTGATGATAGCCGTGTCGCTCGTCTACACGTTCTTCCTCCTGAAGTACGGCGAATCGCCGCACGCGAGTGGAGGTAACTAA
- a CDS encoding M28 family peptidase → MAQWIGETFISDVGWNHLETLVDIGDRMAGSEGEREAAERTRDALAEAGARDARLEAFDVQGWTRGDSEIRAGDTAQESIALPRSPDASATGELVDLGYGLPEDFEETDVEGKVVMVASNVPDYYDRFIHRREKYYYAVEGGAAAFVFRNHVEGCLPPTGSVGTGEDPIGDVPAVGVSKEVGSRLSRRWEGEEVEVAVEADIHEATSQNVHAELGPDTDEEVLVTSHVDAHDIAEGAMDNGAGTAMVVEMAKALAAREDELDTRVHFVAYGAEEVGLVGSEVDAESRDLDSIEAIVNNDGVVRGRTLSFFTHGFDALEAAAEEVGDDLGHPVNTVPEQGPHSDHWPYVKWGVPGYHVMSETGDEGRGWGHTYADTLDKLEVRDLREQAVLLTELTVRLASDDFEVARKDPEEIAAALEDEDQAEGMKIIGDWPYGE, encoded by the coding sequence ATGGCACAGTGGATCGGTGAGACGTTCATCAGCGACGTCGGGTGGAACCACTTGGAGACGCTCGTAGACATCGGCGACCGGATGGCCGGGAGCGAGGGCGAACGCGAAGCGGCCGAGCGAACGCGCGACGCACTCGCCGAGGCGGGCGCTCGGGACGCCCGACTCGAAGCGTTCGACGTGCAGGGTTGGACCCGCGGCGACAGCGAGATTCGCGCGGGCGACACTGCACAGGAGTCCATCGCGCTCCCGCGGAGTCCCGACGCGAGCGCGACGGGCGAACTCGTCGATTTGGGGTACGGCCTGCCCGAGGACTTCGAGGAGACCGACGTCGAGGGGAAGGTCGTGATGGTCGCGTCGAACGTCCCCGACTACTACGACCGGTTCATCCACCGGCGCGAGAAGTACTACTACGCCGTCGAGGGCGGCGCCGCCGCGTTCGTCTTCCGGAACCACGTCGAGGGCTGTCTACCGCCGACGGGCAGCGTCGGGACCGGCGAAGACCCCATCGGCGACGTTCCCGCGGTCGGCGTCTCGAAGGAGGTCGGCTCTCGGCTCTCACGACGCTGGGAGGGCGAGGAGGTCGAGGTGGCCGTCGAGGCGGACATCCACGAGGCGACCAGCCAGAACGTCCACGCCGAACTCGGACCGGACACCGACGAGGAGGTCCTCGTGACGAGTCACGTGGACGCCCACGACATCGCGGAGGGCGCGATGGACAACGGTGCCGGCACGGCGATGGTCGTCGAGATGGCGAAGGCGCTCGCGGCGCGCGAGGACGAACTCGACACGAGGGTCCACTTCGTCGCGTACGGGGCCGAGGAGGTCGGTCTCGTGGGGTCGGAGGTAGACGCCGAGAGCCGCGACCTCGACTCCATCGAGGCCATCGTGAACAACGACGGCGTCGTCCGCGGGCGGACGCTCTCGTTCTTCACCCACGGGTTCGACGCGCTCGAGGCCGCCGCGGAGGAGGTGGGCGACGACCTCGGCCACCCCGTGAATACCGTCCCCGAACAGGGACCCCACAGCGACCACTGGCCGTACGTGAAGTGGGGCGTGCCGGGCTACCACGTCATGAGCGAGACCGGCGACGAGGGCCGCGGATGGGGCCACACCTACGCCGACACCCTCGACAAGTTGGAGGTCCGGGACCTCCGCGAGCAGGCGGTCCTGCTGACCGAACTGACCGTCCGCCTCGCGAGCGACGACTTCGAAGTGGCGCGCAAGGACCCCGAGGAAATCGCCGCGGCGCTGGAGGACGAAGACCAAGCCGAGGGCATGAAGATAATCGGCGACTGGCCGTACGGCGAGTAG
- a CDS encoding cytochrome bc complex cytochrome b subunit: MSDEQAKTDGSGEAQTDGGGTGIVPPDDETPTWSERKERTQGLSRLTYEYFERARREDQDLRQESSYVERDVLAFPVWPHEMIRNLSLTSFFVGMILFLSATLPPHLGAPADPSSTPAVILPDWYLYWSFGLLKLGPLNPELAILGGEKLLSDRAYGVIANVVVVGFIAMVPFLNKGSARRPVEQPFWAAVGMAGFVFAWTISAVSIKNLVPINSHLLFDLAFLLPIIAGTITYAVLKSMREGYMFDLNRRYYRLRPPK; encoded by the coding sequence ATGTCAGACGAACAAGCAAAAACCGACGGAAGCGGAGAAGCACAGACGGACGGCGGCGGCACCGGCATTGTCCCGCCCGACGACGAGACCCCGACGTGGAGCGAGCGCAAGGAGCGCACACAGGGGCTCTCCCGACTGACCTACGAGTACTTCGAGCGTGCGCGCCGCGAGGACCAGGACCTTCGACAGGAGTCCAGTTACGTCGAGCGTGACGTGCTGGCGTTCCCGGTGTGGCCCCACGAGATGATCCGGAACCTCTCGTTGACGAGTTTCTTCGTCGGGATGATCCTCTTCCTGTCCGCGACGCTCCCGCCCCACCTCGGGGCGCCGGCCGACCCGAGTTCGACACCGGCGGTCATCCTGCCGGACTGGTACCTCTACTGGTCGTTCGGACTGCTGAAGCTGGGCCCGCTCAACCCCGAACTGGCGATCCTCGGCGGCGAGAAGTTGCTGTCCGACCGCGCCTACGGCGTCATCGCCAACGTCGTGGTGGTCGGGTTCATCGCCATGGTTCCGTTCCTGAACAAGGGGAGCGCGCGCCGCCCCGTCGAGCAGCCGTTCTGGGCCGCCGTCGGGATGGCCGGGTTCGTGTTCGCGTGGACCATCAGTGCAGTGTCCATCAAGAACCTCGTCCCCATCAACTCCCACTTGCTGTTCGACCTCGCGTTCCTGCTGCCGATTATCGCAGGCACCATCACCTACGCGGTGCTGAAGTCGATGCGCGAGGGGTACATGTTCGACCTCAACCGGCGGTACTACCGGCTCCGGCCGCCGAAGTGA
- the coxB gene encoding cytochrome c oxidase subunit II: MSSKRTAFATLLGVAALALFADPVLAQGYDSTTEALIQSLNTQLLYMAIPITVLVEGILIYTVWKYRKNDEPKPTKENRRLEISWTIATALVLLVVGYASYGVMANGYVSNASGEYQPSQQAVEVEVVGQKYLWKFNYEGENVSTTGTLVIPKGQNVFLNVTSTDWLHAFHVPELGLKQDAIPGTHNTIKTKPTETGTYQLYCAEYCGVGHSKMLGEVKVVSQQEYQNWLDEQRGNSSS, from the coding sequence ATGAGTTCCAAGCGGACAGCGTTCGCAACGCTACTGGGGGTCGCGGCGCTCGCCCTGTTCGCCGACCCGGTGCTGGCGCAGGGATACGACTCTACGACCGAAGCGCTGATTCAGTCGTTGAACACGCAACTGCTGTACATGGCGATCCCCATCACGGTGCTGGTCGAGGGCATCCTCATCTACACCGTGTGGAAGTACCGGAAGAACGACGAGCCCAAACCCACCAAGGAGAACCGCCGCCTCGAAATCTCGTGGACCATCGCCACCGCGCTGGTCCTGCTGGTCGTCGGCTACGCCTCCTACGGCGTGATGGCCAACGGCTACGTCTCGAACGCCAGCGGCGAGTACCAACCGAGCCAGCAGGCCGTCGAAGTCGAAGTCGTCGGCCAGAAGTACCTCTGGAAATTCAACTACGAGGGCGAGAACGTCTCGACTACCGGCACGCTCGTCATACCGAAGGGCCAGAACGTGTTCCTCAACGTCACGTCGACCGACTGGCTCCACGCCTTCCACGTGCCCGAACTCGGGTTGAAGCAGGACGCCATCCCAGGCACGCACAACACCATCAAGACGAAGCCCACCGAGACCGGGACCTACCAGCTCTACTGTGCGGAGTACTGCGGTGTCGGCCACTCGAAGATGCTCGGCGAGGTCAAAGTCGTCTCCCAGCAGGAGTATCAGAACTGGCTCGACGAGCAACGGGGCAACAGTTCGAGCTAA
- a CDS encoding DUF7313 family protein: MEPLSLLGPIDTLFADIVEYVVFALVLVNMGTRWWAYRDYRKQARSDDHDEELSRNWLHEVSNVALVLGAFYLLSLHHHAGMVLSILVIGLFITDFFEFEAREVELRNDERLSSPKGALTASFVVFLYAGYLSLFFLIKPYWSSII, from the coding sequence ATGGAACCGCTGTCACTGCTCGGACCGATTGACACGCTCTTCGCGGACATCGTCGAGTACGTGGTGTTCGCTCTCGTGTTGGTCAACATGGGCACTCGCTGGTGGGCCTACAGGGACTACCGCAAGCAGGCCCGAAGCGACGACCACGACGAGGAACTGAGTCGCAACTGGCTCCACGAGGTGTCGAACGTCGCCCTGGTCCTCGGGGCGTTCTACCTGCTGAGTCTCCACCACCACGCCGGGATGGTCCTCTCGATACTCGTCATCGGCCTCTTCATCACCGACTTCTTCGAGTTCGAGGCCCGTGAAGTCGAACTCCGGAACGACGAGCGACTGTCGAGTCCCAAGGGCGCGCTGACGGCCTCGTTCGTCGTGTTCCTCTACGCGGGCTACCTCAGCCTGTTCTTCCTCATCAAGCCGTACTGGAGTTCCATCATCTAA
- a CDS encoding DUF7315 family membrane protein, producing MNSSTDNADVEGESPDREVEVPIGLYKVVIVFSTMFAVAFVVGGFIVLDTATRRARLSPSEMNLPLALLGVAMIAAGGVVYAFATRFRAEGMGKPKDGSDEPSNNG from the coding sequence ATGAATTCGAGTACGGACAACGCCGACGTCGAGGGGGAGTCTCCCGACCGCGAAGTCGAGGTACCCATCGGGCTCTACAAGGTCGTCATCGTGTTCTCGACCATGTTCGCGGTGGCGTTCGTCGTGGGTGGGTTCATCGTCCTCGACACCGCGACGCGACGGGCGCGGCTCTCGCCGTCGGAGATGAACCTGCCGCTCGCGCTGCTCGGCGTGGCGATGATAGCGGCGGGCGGGGTCGTCTACGCCTTCGCGACCCGGTTCCGCGCCGAGGGAATGGGAAAACCTAAAGACGGCTCCGACGAACCATCAAACAATGGCTGA
- a CDS encoding ATP-NAD kinase: MGSPNDEAVGTATLGIVGDGALADEIRDSVEADANAVGGPASEAVAADREAVIAVGETALLETVREGVEVPVLPVDAGPGYGGVDADAAATAVESLLADEFETVTRSVLSVAVGGERVGPAMADVMLVTAEPARISEYAVRSRGELVSRFRADGVVVSTPTGSHGYGRSAGGPILEPGTGVVGVVPVAPFAVDVDNWVVSAERPVELTVERDEGEVSLSLDDRQVRAVPPHTTVEVAEDGAVELVRVAESRPFFER; this comes from the coding sequence ATGGGTAGTCCGAACGACGAGGCGGTCGGGACCGCGACGCTCGGAATCGTGGGCGACGGCGCGCTCGCCGACGAGATACGCGATTCGGTCGAGGCCGACGCGAACGCCGTCGGCGGCCCGGCGAGTGAGGCCGTCGCGGCCGACCGCGAAGCGGTCATCGCGGTCGGCGAGACCGCTCTGCTCGAAACAGTCCGAGAGGGCGTCGAGGTGCCGGTTCTCCCGGTCGACGCCGGACCGGGTTACGGCGGCGTGGACGCCGACGCCGCCGCTACGGCGGTCGAGTCTCTCCTCGCCGACGAGTTCGAGACGGTTACGCGGTCGGTCCTCTCGGTCGCGGTCGGCGGCGAACGCGTCGGCCCCGCGATGGCGGACGTGATGCTCGTGACGGCCGAACCCGCGCGCATCTCCGAGTACGCGGTCCGGTCGCGCGGCGAACTGGTCTCGCGGTTCCGCGCCGACGGCGTCGTCGTCTCGACGCCGACCGGAAGCCACGGCTACGGCCGGAGCGCGGGCGGGCCGATTCTCGAACCCGGCACCGGCGTCGTCGGCGTTGTTCCGGTCGCGCCGTTCGCGGTCGACGTCGACAACTGGGTCGTGTCGGCCGAGCGCCCGGTCGAGTTGACCGTCGAGCGCGACGAAGGCGAGGTGTCGCTGTCGCTCGACGACCGGCAGGTTCGCGCGGTCCCGCCCCACACCACGGTCGAAGTCGCGGAGGACGGCGCGGTCGAACTGGTCCGGGTCGCCGAGAGCCGACCGTTCTTCGAGCGGTAG